The Fusarium poae strain DAOMC 252244 chromosome 2, whole genome shotgun sequence nucleotide sequence TGGCTCAGTTCGGCTTATTTTGCTTTGCTCGGCTTGACCTTGCTTTGCTCTGCCCGAGGCGAGGCAAGGGGTGTACCAGACGAAGGCCTCGGACCCAATGGCGGCCACTGAACAGAATGGCATCGACATTCTTTGCGATGCCGCTGGCTCGGACATGCTGCTTTCATCGCTCTTCTCCCTAGCAACACCCGTTCCCGTCCCCGACCAGCACCAAAGAATCCAGCCGCCTTTTCAGCAGGAACAACATGAACTGCAGCACTCTCTACCGCCATCGTCACCCTCGAAGCATCAGCTCTTCCAACAGCAGCTCGATCCCGCCCTGAGACAGACTCCGGGGGAAATACTCCAGAGAACCCCATCTGCACTTCCCTCGAAGCGAAAACTCTCCGATGCGTCTACGTCGTCGCCGTCTCACGTTTGCCATATTTGCCGCCGTGTTTATGAACGAGCCGATCACTTGACAAGGCATCTCAGGTCCCACGAAAATGCCCGGCCGTACCAATGCACTCGCTGCCCCAAACGCTTCAATCGCGCCGATCTCTTAACACGGCACGAAACTACCCACGACCGAGACGGTGCCGCCAAAGATCGTCCTTTTATCAGAAGGAGCGATCGCGCTGCTGAGGCATGTCTTAATTGCGCAGCATCCAAGGCAAAATGCGAGGATCAGAAGCCATGCAGTCGCTGTCGTAGCAAGAGCTTGGCATGCCAGATGCCAGCGAGACGAGGGAATCAGTACCGGACGTCAGAGTCTCAGGTTGGCATGTCCCCCTCGGAGAGCGCAATGATGGCTTCGGCTGGTGGAAACGATTGCCAGGTATATACCGCTGGTGATGCTGCTTATGCTTTATCACAGTCGGCTATCACTAACCAAGAACATGCAATTGATACTGCTTTGGAATACACTAGCGCTTCGTTCATCAGCGCGCCGAGTTACGAAGATGGACCAGAGGAGTCTATATGCTTTGCAATGTCGCAAAAACTGTTTCCAGACTTTGGATTTTCCTGGGATGTAGACTTTGGATCGCTCAAGGTGCCGCGATCTGATGCGAATGAACGAAGCTCCGATTCTGGGAACGGAGCCAAGCGTTCCCGCCAATACCGTAAAGATGCGACGTCGGAAAATATATCCCTTCGACGTTCGGCGTGGGCAATCAACTCTAAGACCAACAGACAAGCAGGGAGCTTAGCACTTCGCTCGGACGTAGTCTCATCTCACTCACGGGATAGCTTGTTTGCCATGCTCCTTGCTAACAACCCTACCCCACACCGAGTACCCTCATTCCCATCAGCCGAGCTACTGAATTACATGATTGAAACGCATTTTGCAGTCGAGGATCCTAAAAGCGAGAGCTTCATTCACAGATCTTCTTTGGATCTGGTAACAACCAGCCTTGACCTTATCTCTGCCATTGTCTCAAATGGAGCTACTTACATCTCCAGTCCTGCAATATGGCACTTTGGCCTAGCCCTTCACGAGCTCACTTCGGGCATGATCAAAAAGGTATGTCTTGGAGACAGCAGCCCGAAACATATTATGTCTCGGCATAACAGGAGAGGGACGAGTCAGCTAAATATTGATAGCTGGAATCATCGTCTGTAGCGGCACGGGACATGACACTCCTCCAAGCCTCTATGCTTCATCTGGAAACTGGACAATGGAGCGGATTCAACCGGCAAACAGCGGCAGCAGAAATCGCTGCTCCTCAGCTGTTGATTGTGAGTCTGCTGTGATGTCGATTCCTGATAGGTAGACTGATATTGAGTAGTCGCTTCGAAGAACCGGTAGAACGAGCTTTACGTCAGACACAAATATTCATACGCCTGACACTGGCGATTCTCCTGAAATACTGGAGTCGAAATGGCGAAACTTCATTACAATCGAATCCTGCAAAAGGTTCTTCATACGACTATTGCCGAGCTTAATGGTGTACTGACTAGGGATTACAGACTAGCCATTCGTGCGTTTTTATACGATGTGCAGACATCGATTTTATTGTGGAAAGGGCCTATGCTTGCGTACAGTGAGCTTGACTTTGCGCTCCCCGCAGCTCATGACCTCTGGAAGGCCAGCACTCCGCAAGCATGGTGGGAATTGAGCTCGGTCAAGGGGCCTTTGCCTGCTGGTGATGTCCCAAGACTTTCGGATATTAGGGATTGCATGTCTTTTGTGACCGAAACTAATGCCTGGGTGGATATCGAGACTTGCTGTAAAGCTGCCCTCCATGGGCTGTGGGGGCAAGTATGGGCCTATCGTTGTGCAATTGCTCCCTTCCATAGCTCGACTTCAGATCACTCCGGCTCTGATACTCCTCTGTGGACACAGACCCTCTAccaaagcctttatagtgaCCTGCGAAGATTTTCGGACAAGGTCAAAGAACTGCGGACTTTCAGCCCCGGGCTTCTGCTCCTTTCGGAATTGTTTATGATGATCCTTCATGTCTCGCTAGATGATGTGCAGCGACTTGCAGGTAGGAAGGGCGAAGAGGAGTCACGAAGAGCTGCGCAATTATTGGAAAAGACCTGGTTGTCTAGACAAGAGTCTCGGTATGCTGTTTGGCATGCTGGACAGGTTCTTCGATACGCCGAGGAGTATCAGCCAACGGGACTGCGAGGATTCAACGCCATGGTCGTGTATCTTGCTAGTCTGACTCTGTGGGCATATGGTCTGGTCTCTCAACAGTCAACGAACGACTACAAAGAGACAGGCGATGACACGGTTTCACTCAACGGATCGGAGACCGGAGAGTTGACGACCTTCTTGGAAACTGGCCAGGGGACACCGTCACTGGCGTCTCCAGGGGGCGTGCGCTCTCAGTTGGAGCTGTCGAATTGTGCGGCAGTCTTGTCGCTGTGTCGACTCATCTTTCGACAAAACTACCCTACGACCAACGAAGCCATGCCTCCGCTTATCGAAGGGTTGTGTCGACAACTTGGTGACTTGCAATCTAGAGTTGATGGCCAAATGGCAATGAAGACATTCTAGGTGAAGATGTAGGAGGAGAAGGGAATGGCGTGCCTGTTTTTTGATTGAATTTACAACAAAAGTGACTTATCTTTTGTTCTCACGTATATCGAGTTAGCGAAGGAGTTTGCAAGAAGGGGTAAAATCATACAAACAAGGACAAATGCGTGTATATCCAGCCATGGTAGAGTGGCATTACATTCAGAATTGACGACATCTATTTTATGCAGAGAAATAATGAAATACAGTTGTTTTGGCAGTTAGTGAGTGTTCAAGGCTCGGGAAGATACAAATACGACAATTGATAAAGCAAGGCGGTTAAAGGCAACGTGAGAGTGCAGCCTTACTGTTATACCGTCTTGATGCTACCACACTGCATTGTTCCGAGAGAATCTAGAACACTTACTTATCTACGTGCCTGAGATGGAAATAGATGCGAACACATGTGGCCTGATGTACAGTACCTACAGTAACAGTGCCGGGATATTCGATCTTTGGTGTTTGGGATTCAAACTCGATTGGATATGAAGAGTGGAAACAGATTATCCCACCAATCTTGTCCAATACATGAAAGTTGGAGAATTGACAGGGCAAGGACAGGCGAGGCTAGGTCGTGGGGGCGGGGTAGAAGCTAGGTACCTAGCTAAAGTCGGACTTTAACCTTGGCCAACATGTTAGATGCTATTTGGATCAGTCAGTTGCTGATATTAGTAAGTGGTGACCGACCAAGGCAAGAATCTATTGTGTTTGTGTTAATTGCGGCATAAGTCAACGGAAAAACGCGGGGGTCAAGAGCGGAATCAGACAAAGCTGTCTACCTATCTGGAGTACCTACATTTATAAAACGGTGCAAAATGATTGGTCTATCTGTGTTAATAATACGGAATCAAACCTCCAACTGTCGTGTCGGGGCGGGGATATATCCTTATGAGCCGCTCCCCCGCGTTTAAACTGACCCGTATGCAACCGTCTGCATCTCTTTGTCCTTGACAACTAAtctttactttatttctACCTCATCCAACCCTACCTAGTTATCTGAAAACCGCCTCCTCTGGCATTTCTCCGAACCCCTTCTGCAAGATTGTATATGAGCTCCAGATTTGTCCGGGCTTTCACTCTATCCTTTTCACCAACTTTATATCACCCTTTTATCTCCAAAAACATATCAAGACCTTTCACTCAAACTACCATCGTCAAAATGGCCAACCGCGTGCACCGCATCACCATGTTCAAGCTTCCCAGCAAGGACGACCAGGCTAAACTATTGGACCAATACCACAAGCTCGACGCCGCTCAGCAAAAGGTGACTTCTTCCCCATTCATCTCATTTGCAAGTGTATTCTAATCATTTCCCAGGACGGCAAACCTTATATTCTCTCCATGGTTGTTGGTGCCGCTGATGAGGATGCTCGATCTCAAGGATACACCTTTGTATCAAAGACTGAGTTCGCCAGCATGGATGATATGAAGTACTACGACAATGGTTGCCAGGCTCACCAGGATCTCAAAGACTTTGTCAAGGGTAACCTCAGCCCTGAGGGGGTCATGACTGTTTACTTTAAGCCTCAGGCTATTGGTGGTGCTGATCACTCTTCGAAATGATAGACGGAATGAAGTAAACTAAATATGATTACTCACAACTTGcaaacctacctacctagtttCCAATCATCTTGTGATTGCTTGCGCAGAAACGCGCGACTTGTCCTGTCATGAGCTCACAGAAATCCTTAGGTGGCTGGCACTTACGACTGTTGGGTTTGAAACCTTGCGATCCCGAATCGACTGGAAAATACTTAGTGCACCACTTCTCATCCTTGGGGTATTTGCCAAGCTCACCTTGGAGGGCTCGGACACCACATGGTTCAGTGCAGACCTTGCTTGTGAGAGTTCTCAGGCTATCTCTGATCTTGCAGTAAGTATCACCCCTCTTTTGCGCGTCTGGATAGCTCGTAGTCGTGTGATTGAGAGTAGAAAGATAGCTGATGAGTTCAGCATGGGAGTTCAATGAATGTTCCATAAACTTGACAAGGCCATTGAGGTCTCTGCTTGTCGCCCCAAGTCGCTCTCGAATACCGACAATGTAGTCATGTTTGGGCTTCACAACAACGGCTTGCGTCCAACTGACAAAGGCTTTGGATGCCACACGTCGCCCGGATTGAAACTTGTAACTCACATGTTTCAGAAACCAATAGAGTGATTTCTCCACGCCGTTCCCTTCGCAAGTTACCAATGTCAAGAAAACAAGGCGTTGGTCACTATCGACAGATGTCTTGCCCCAGTACAGATATCGTCTTGAGCTTTGCCCATAAACACTGTGAGAGGTGCATAGTATGACGATATCACCACGCTTCAGATCGTTAAAGAGAATCTTCTGTCCACCGTAGACCTGGCGACGGATAGCCCGGAAGTCGATTTCCTTGCAGTTTGCCAAAGCCCATTCCACGATTGCAACTTCCTCATAGTTTTTCACTATGTTAGGGTAGTTGAGAGTTTTCGAAAGTTCGGTTGTGTTCTCGTGAAATTGGGCATGGTGTTTATTTATCTTGTTT carries:
- a CDS encoding hypothetical protein (TransMembrane:2 (o705-724i781-799o)), which encodes MAATEQNGIDILCDAAGSDMLLSSLFSLATPVPVPDQHQRIQPPFQQEQHELQHSLPPSSPSKHQLFQQQLDPALRQTPGEILQRTPSALPSKRKLSDASTSSPSHVCHICRRVYERADHLTRHLRSHENARPYQCTRCPKRFNRADLLTRHETTHDRDGAAKDRPFIRRSDRAAEACLNCAASKAKCEDQKPCSRCRSKSLACQMPARRGNQYRTSESQVGMSPSESAMMASAGGNDCQVYTAGDAAYALSQSAITNQEHAIDTALEYTSASFISAPSYEDGPEESICFAMSQKLFPDFGFSWDVDFGSLKVPRSDANERSSDSGNGAKRSRQYRKDATSENISLRRSAWAINSKTNRQAGSLALRSDVVSSHSRDSLFAMLLANNPTPHRVPSFPSAELLNYMIETHFAVEDPKSESFIHRSSLDLVTTSLDLISAIVSNGATYISSPAIWHFGLALHELTSGMIKKLESSSVAARDMTLLQASMLHLETGQWSGFNRQTAAAEIAAPQLLISLRRTGRTSFTSDTNIHTPDTGDSPEILESKWRNFITIESCKRLAIRAFLYDVQTSILLWKGPMLAYSELDFALPAAHDLWKASTPQAWWELSSVKGPLPAGDVPRLSDIRDCMSFVTETNAWVDIETCCKAALHGLWGQVWAYRCAIAPFHSSTSDHSGSDTPLWTQTLYQSLYSDLRRFSDKVKELRTFSPGLLLLSELFMMILHVSLDDVQRLAGRKGEEESRRAAQLLEKTWLSRQESRYAVWHAGQVLRYAEEYQPTGLRGFNAMVVYLASLTLWAYGLVSQQSTNDYKETGDDTVSLNGSETGELTTFLETGQGTPSLASPGGVRSQLELSNCAAVLSLCRLIFRQNYPTTNEAMPPLIEGLCRQLGDLQSRVDGQMAMKTF